From Candidatus Binatia bacterium, one genomic window encodes:
- a CDS encoding ABC transporter ATP-binding protein encodes MANHSLIEVRNVSRHYVRGADEIHALDDVSLSIPAGRFVALMGPSGSGKSTLLNLISGIDHPSRGEVVVGGQALPALSEDELARWRAHHVGLIFQFFNLMPVLSALENVALPLLLTDLGKAERKERAQTALRVVGLDDRLEHFPATLSGGEQQRVAIARAIVTDPDLIVADEPTGDLDAKNAETILDLLRTLKNGFGKTVVMVTHDPRALRFVDEAHHLDKGLLLDPDAAKRASDALTASIGGPR; translated from the coding sequence ATGGCGAACCACTCGCTGATCGAAGTTCGCAACGTTTCGCGCCACTACGTGCGGGGCGCCGATGAGATCCACGCGCTCGACGACGTGAGCCTCTCAATCCCGGCCGGGCGCTTCGTCGCCCTCATGGGTCCGTCCGGCTCCGGGAAGTCCACTCTCTTGAACCTCATCTCGGGGATCGACCATCCCTCGAGAGGCGAGGTGGTCGTCGGCGGACAAGCCCTACCCGCCTTGAGCGAGGACGAACTCGCGCGATGGCGCGCGCATCATGTCGGGCTGATCTTCCAGTTCTTCAACCTGATGCCGGTGCTCTCCGCGCTGGAGAACGTCGCCCTCCCTCTATTGCTGACGGATCTCGGAAAGGCAGAACGAAAGGAACGCGCACAGACGGCCCTTCGCGTCGTCGGTCTCGATGACCGGCTCGAGCACTTCCCCGCGACACTCTCGGGTGGGGAACAGCAACGCGTCGCGATCGCGCGCGCGATCGTCACGGACCCGGACCTGATCGTCGCCGACGAACCGACGGGAGACCTCGACGCCAAGAACGCCGAGACCATCCTCGACCTCCTCCGTACGCTGAAGAACGGCTTCGGCAAGACGGTGGTCATGGTCACGCACGACCCGCGGGCGCTGCGCTTCGTGGACGAAGCACACCATCTCGACAAGGGACTCCTTCTCGACCCGGACGCCGCGAAGCGGGCCTCCGACGCACTCACGGCGAGCATCGGCGGGCCGCGATGA
- a CDS encoding YbhB/YbcL family Raf kinase inhibitor-like protein, whose protein sequence is MRRILLTGLLLFVLVSPARSFSLASKAFEANGAIPREYTCQGIDVSPELSWSGTPAGTKSFVLIVEDPDVPDPAAPTRTWVHWVLYDISGAATGLQRDVATEALPDGTRQGGNDWKRAGWAGPCPPIGRHRYVFKLYALSTTLADLGIAPARALEKAMEGHVVGEAKLIGTYEKTK, encoded by the coding sequence ATGCGAAGGATCCTGCTCACGGGCCTCCTCCTCTTCGTCCTCGTTTCGCCGGCACGCTCCTTTTCGCTGGCCAGCAAGGCGTTCGAAGCGAACGGCGCCATTCCCCGGGAGTACACGTGTCAGGGGATCGACGTGTCCCCCGAGCTCTCTTGGTCGGGCACTCCCGCGGGGACAAAGTCGTTCGTGTTGATCGTCGAGGACCCCGACGTTCCGGATCCCGCCGCGCCGACGCGGACCTGGGTACACTGGGTCCTCTACGATATCTCCGGCGCAGCGACGGGGCTGCAGCGGGATGTCGCGACCGAAGCGCTCCCCGACGGTACGCGGCAAGGCGGTAACGACTGGAAGCGCGCCGGCTGGGCCGGACCGTGCCCACCCATCGGACGCCATCGCTACGTCTTCAAACTGTACGCCCTGTCCACGACCCTCGCTGATCTCGGAATCGCGCCCGCGCGCGCGCTCGAGAAGGCAATGGAGGGCCATGTCGTAGGGGAAGCTAAGCTGATCGGCACCTACGAGAAAACGAAGTAG
- a CDS encoding carbon-nitrogen hydrolase: MAEPSVPGVVRIGLVQMQCEEDPERNLAEALARIAEAKELGAKIVCLPELFRSRYFCQTEDHDKFDLAEPIPGPTSDALAAAARKHEVVLIGSIFERRAAGVYHNSACVYDADGSLVGLYRKMHIPDDPLYHEKFYFTPGDLGFRAFPTRYGKIGVLVCWDQWFPEAARLTALQGAEILFYPTAIGWHDEEKAEHGDGQHDAWQTVQRGHAVANGVYVAAPNRVGQEGTVEFWGGSFVSGPFGDVMATAGHESAEVLIADCDLARVEEVRRHWPFLRDRRVDAYRGITRHFLDD; the protein is encoded by the coding sequence ATGGCTGAGCCTTCCGTTCCTGGCGTGGTCCGCATCGGGCTGGTCCAGATGCAGTGCGAGGAAGACCCCGAGCGCAACCTCGCCGAGGCGCTCGCGCGGATCGCGGAAGCGAAGGAGCTCGGCGCGAAGATCGTCTGTCTGCCCGAGCTGTTTCGCTCGCGCTACTTCTGTCAGACCGAAGATCACGACAAGTTCGATCTCGCAGAGCCCATTCCGGGGCCGACGAGTGACGCGCTCGCCGCAGCCGCGCGGAAACACGAAGTCGTCCTGATCGGCTCCATCTTCGAGCGTCGCGCAGCGGGCGTCTACCACAACTCCGCGTGCGTCTACGATGCCGATGGCAGCCTCGTTGGGCTGTATCGAAAGATGCACATCCCCGACGATCCGCTCTACCACGAGAAGTTCTACTTCACGCCGGGTGATCTGGGATTTCGAGCCTTCCCGACGCGCTACGGAAAGATCGGCGTTCTGGTCTGTTGGGACCAATGGTTTCCCGAGGCGGCGCGGCTGACTGCGCTGCAAGGGGCCGAGATCCTCTTCTATCCAACCGCCATCGGGTGGCACGACGAAGAGAAGGCCGAGCATGGCGACGGTCAGCACGACGCGTGGCAGACCGTGCAACGCGGGCACGCGGTGGCCAACGGCGTCTACGTGGCGGCGCCGAATCGCGTGGGCCAGGAAGGTACGGTTGAATTCTGGGGCGGGTCGTTCGTCTCGGGACCCTTCGGGGACGTGATGGCGACGGCGGGGCACGAGTCTGCGGAGGTTCTCATCGCGGATTGCGATCTGGCTCGCGTTGAAGAGGTGCGTCGGCACTGGCCGTTCTTGCGCGACCGACGGGTGGACGCCTACCGGGGCATCACCCGCCACTTCCTCGATGACTGA